GTCCCGCCCCACGAGATCAGGCCGATCCGCCCGGCCGCGCGGACGAACGGCCGGCCGAGCTGGAACCAGTGCTTGCGGGGGGCCTCGCCGCGGGCGATCGTCAGGTAGCTCGTCAGGCACGACTCCGACGCCAGCAGGTCGTAGCAGGCGCCGTCGAGCCGCCCCTGCGACAGGTTGCAGCCGATCGCGTAGAGGTGCTTCTCCTTCTTGTAGAGCGGGCGGAAGTCCATCTCCCGGCCCATCGCGTCGGCCCGATCGGCCAGCGCCGAGAGCCGCCCGGCCAGCACGGCCGCCGCGGGCCGCGAGGCCGCGAGCGTCTTCAGCGTCGGGGCCGCCGCCCCGGCCGGGAACGCCTCCCCGCCGGTCAGGGCGTCGAGCTGTCGGCGGTGGTCGCGGACCTGCTCCAGCAGCTTCCGGCCCCAGATCTTGGCCGCGGCGAAGTCGCCCTCGCGACGCCCGGCCTCGGCCGCGACCGCGTCGTTCAGCCGCTCGGCCTCGGCCTCCACGCGGTCGAGCCAGCTCCGCCAGCCGGGGACGTCCGCCGGCGGCGCGTCGAGCAGCGCCCGCAGCCGCGAGGCGTCGAGGCCGCCGACCTCCAGCGCCAGGTTCAGCGCGTCGGCCAACCCCTCCGCGACGGCCGGGCCGACGATCGGCTCGCCGGCCTTCTCGATCAGCCCCTGCCGCAGGGCGACCAGGCAACCCAGCAGGTTGCCGCTGTCGACCGTCGAGATGTAGAGCGGCGGCAGCGCCTCGAGCGTCTGCGTCTGGTACCAGTTGTAGAAGTGGCCCCAGTGGCGTTCGAGCCGGTCCAGGGTGTCGAAGGTCCGCTCCAGGCGGTCGAGCATCGTCCCCAGCGACAGGAAGCCCAGGTCGTGGGCCGACAGCGTCGAGATCAGCAGCAGCCCCTTGTTGGTGGGCGACGTCCGATGCGCGACGCGGCCGTCGGGGACCTCCTGGAAGTTGTCGGGCGGCAGCCAGTGGTCCTCGTCGCCGACGAAGGTCTCGAAGTACCGCCAGGTCTTCCGCGCCAGGCGTCGCAGCGCCCGACGCGGCTCGGCGCCCAGGGGCACCTCGGTCGAGGGCAGGGGGCGGCTGATCCCGTAGGCCACGAGCGGCGAGAGGAGCCAGGCCAGCAGGATCGGCGCGGCGCACCAGAGCGACTCCGGCCGCAGCCAGGCGACCGCCGCCAGGATCAAGATCGCCACCGCCGGCGCCTGCCACATCGATCGGACGAAGTCGCCCAGGCCGCCGCCCAACCGCTGCTCGGTCGACGCGGCCGTCTCCCACTCCAACATCCGCTCATGGCTCACGTACTGGCGGTACAGGGTCCGCACGATCGCGTCGACCGCCTGCCGGGCCTGGTCGGGCAGGAAGGCCAGCGACAGGAGCGACTGGCCGCCCAGCGAATAGACGCTCTCCCACCAGCCCCGGAACGGCCCGATCGAGGCGCTGCGGATCGCGCCCACGGTCGTCGCCGTGAGCCACTTGAGGACCGGCTGGGCCAGGACCAGCAGCGCCACGCCCGTCCAGAGCCAGGGCGAGCCCGGCATGACGGTCCAGCCGAGGGCCAGCATCAGGACGATCGCCGGCGCGACCAGGCTGCGGCGCAGGTTGTCCAGCAGCTTCCAGCGCTCGAGCGTCGGCAGCGGGTTGGGCCGGGTCTTCCCGCCCGGCAGCGGGACGTTCGGGCCGAGCCACGGCAGGAGCTGCCAGTCGCCCCGGATCCAGCGGTGCTCGCGACGCGCGTAGGCGTGGTAGCGGGCCGGGAAGTCGTCGAAGACCTCGGTGTCGCTCAGCAGGCCGCAGCGGGCGTAGTTGCCCTCGATCAGGTCGTGGCTGAGGATCCGGTTCTCGGGGAAGATCTCGCCCGTGGCCCGCTCGAAGGCGTCGACCTCGTAGACCCCCTTGCCCGTGAAGCTGCCGATCCCGTACAGGTCCATGTACGAATCCGAGGCGGCCGTCGAGTACGGGTCGATGCCGCCCCCCGACGCCAGCAGGCGGGCGAAATACGAGTGCGTCGCGGCCGTCAGGTGGAAGTTCACCCGGGGCTGGAGCACGCCGTAGCCCTCGACCACCCGCCCGCTCGCCGCGTCGAACCGGGGCCGGTTGAGCGGGTGCGCGATCGTGCCCACCAGCCGCATCGCCGTGTCGCGCGGCATCTGGGTGTCGGAGTCGAGCGTGATCACGAACCGGAAGTGCGGCAGCGTCGCGGGGTCGACGCTGAAGACGTCGTAGCTGCCGCCGGCGACGTCCCCGCGCAAGAGCTTGTTGAACTCCGAGAGCTTGCCGCGTTTGCGCTCCCAGCCCATCCACGACCCCTGCGACGGGTTCCAGAGCCGCCGCCGGTGGAAGATGTAGAAGAGGTCCTCGCCGCCCGACGTCGAGGCGTACCGCGCGTTCAGGGCCCGCACGCGTTCCAGGGCGTCGTCGATCAGGGCCTGGTCGTTGGGCATGTGCTCGCTGGGGGCGTCGGCGAAGTCGGTCAGCAGGGCGAACCGCAGGTTGGGGTCGGGGTTGGAGAGGTAGTGGATCTCCAGCCGTTCCAGCAGGCCCGCGGCGTGGTGCGGCCGGATCAGCATCGTCGGGATGACCACGAACGTCCGGTGCTCGTCGGGGATCCCCTTCTTGAACTCCAGCTTGGCGAGGACCTTGGGCGGCATCACGATCGTCAGGGTGTGGTTGATGAAGCCGACGGCCACCTCGCCCACCGGCATCGCGAGGAGGGCCAGGAACGCGAGCAGGCCGAGCGTCCCGAACGACGCGGCCCCGGCGATCCAGACGCAGGCCGAGGCGATCACGAGCCAGGTCGCGACGATCGACCCGAAGTACACGACGTGCGGGTGCGCGCGGGCCGCCTCCTGCAGCCGCTCGACCCGGGGGCCGCGGTAGGGGAAGCTCGCGCGGAGGTCCTTGAGCCCGTCCTCGAGCAGCCAGTAGCCGACGTGACGGCGACGGTGGTCGGACGGGTCGGCCCCGGCGGCCAGCTCGACGGCGCGGCGGGCGACGGCCAGCTCGTCGGCCTTCGACCCTCGCGCGGTCCTCTCGACGACCTTGCGGCAGCGGTCGCAGGTCGCGAAGTCCTGCAGCGCGTACGAGCCCGAGGGGTCGTCCAGCAGGATCTTCTGGACGAGGCTCTGCTGCTCGAAGAAGGCGTTCCAGTCGACGGCCGAGAGCAGCCGGAGGCTGACGACCGAGTTGCCGACGGTCACCTGGTTCGCCGCCTGGCGGTGGTTCTCGCGGCCGACGAGGTCGTCGACGTCGATCCCCCGGGCCTTGAGTCGGTCGTGGACGGCGGCGGCGGCGGGCGCCGTCGTCCCCGGGGCGCGCGGGGCCTGCATCAGGCGGGCGACGAACGGGCCCGACGGCTCACCGATCGCGGGCCGTTCGGCCTCGGCCGCGGCGAGCCACGCGTCGGCCCGGCGCCGCTCGCGCCACGACCAGACCATCTCCTCGGCCAGTCGCCGCAGGTTCTCCAGGAGGACCAGGCGGAGCATGGTCGGCAGGGCCCAGAGCTCGCCGATGGTGAGCGGAGACTCCTGCTGGAAGGCGGCGACGAAGCGGTTGAGCCGGGCCTCGTCGAACTCGGCGTCGGTGTGCGCCGCCAGGGCGATGGCGATCGCGTAGGCCCGGGGATAGCCCTTCAGCGGCGTGGCGGCCAGCTTGGGGAGGACCGCGTCATAGCCCTGGGGCATGTCGCGGCGGACCTCCTTCAGCACCTCGTCGACGATGTGGAAGTTGTCCAGGAGCCACTCGACGTCGATCCCGCGCGCGTGCTCGTCGCCGGCGACGATCCGGGCGTGGACCTGTTCGAGGACCTTGCCGTTGTCGGCGAACCGCTTCAACAGCGGGCTGCCCGCCCGCCGGCGACGCGCCGTGACGCCCGCCCCGGCGAGCGCCCGCGCCAGCCGCTCCAGCCGGTCCGTCCCCAGCAGCTCGCCGCGGATCGGGCCCGCGCGGCGGGGGTCCAGGAGTTCGATCCACGCCCCCTCCCCGCCGTCCGTCGCCGTCGCGGACGAGGGCCCCCCCAAATACGTTGCGCTCATGCCGTCGTTCTCATCCCCGCTGCCCGCCCGCCGGGCCGGATTCGCCCCGGCCCCGACCGCCCCGCGACCCCGTCCCCCGGATCCTACCATAAACCGGGGCGTCGCGGTCGCCGTCGCGGGCCCGGCGGCGACCCCGCGCCGCGCGTTCCGGTCGCGGCCGAGTCAGGCGGTCCGGCCCGCCGCGGGGCGGATCAGGGGGGCGAGTCGTTCTCGGAAGGTCGTCCCCGGCTTCAGGAGCAGGACGTCCGCCCACCTGCGGGTGCTCGGGTCGGCGAGCTCGACCGGCCCGTCGATCGTCAGGGTCCTGTCGAAACGGGTCTGGTGCATGTCCATGCCGTACACCTCGAACCCGTGGGCCTTCACCAGCTCGTCCATGGCGGCGACGGAGTCGCCCGCGCGTTGGAGCATCGACTCGTTCACCTCGAGCACCAGGCCGATCTCCGGCCAGTCGAGGGCCGACCGGATCCCGCTGAGGACCTTGACCTCGAAGCCCTCCACGTCGACCTTGACGAACGTCGGCCGGGACCGGTCGAGCTGGTCCAGGTATCGTTGGCCCGGGACCGTACGGACCTTGAACGACCGGCCCCCCTCCTCCGGCGACCCCGCGAGCGAGCCGATGCCGGTATTGCCCTCGGCGGGCAGGCTCAGGACGGCCTCCGACTCGACGTCGGCCACGGCGCAAGGGACCAGCTCGATGTTGCGGTACGGGTTCAGGTCGAAGTTGATCCGCAGCCGGTCGAACGTCTCGGGGTTGGGCTCGAACGCGAAGCCCTTGCCCCGATCGCCGATCAGGCTCGCCGCCATCAACGACGTCATGCCGATGTTGGCGCCGATGTCGAGGTACTGGTCTCCGGGACGGAGCACGGCGCGGTAAAGGTACTCGAGCGACGTCTGGTAGTAGGAGCCGCTGAAGTACGTGCGACGCTCGGGCCAGAGGCGGAGGTCCAGGCGCACCTTGAAGCCGTAAGGGCGGGTGACGATGGGGGCCTGCAGGCCACCCGGCCACCTGGCGTCGGTCTCGGGGTCGTCGTCGAAGCCCCCGCCCCCGATCTTGCGGTAAAGCTGCTCCCACCACCACCACGTCTTGCGGATGCTCAGCGGGAATCGTCGCATCGCGAACGCCAGGGTCTTGGTCCCCTGCGAGATTCCTTGGGCGTCGGCCATCTCTTGACCCTTCGATTCAGGAGCATCGAGAGTCCGCGCCGCGGGCTCGTCGCGCGAGCCTGCAAAGCGGCCGGTCTCTCAACTCAGCACTGGAATGACGACATTTTCATCAAACTTGGGACGAGCATTATATAACCAAGGTGCGGGTCGACGCAACGACCGACGCCGTGGACTCATCGGCTGTCGCGATCGTATGCTGGAGGCGCACCCTCGCCCCGAGGACGGAGACGCCCGTGAGACGCATCCCCGAACATCCGCTCTGGCTGGGCCCCGTGGCCGCGCTGCGCGACCCGAGGGCGCTGGCGGAGGCCGGCGTCGAGGCGGTCGTCGACCTGGCGCTCGACGAGCCGCCTTCGCCGCTCGGCCGCGCGCTGGTCTCGTGCCGCTTCCCGCTCGTCGACGGCGAGGGCAACCCCGCGTGGCTGCTGCGCTCGGCGGTGCGGGCCGTCGCCGGGCTGATCCGGGACGGGGTCCCCACGCTGGTCTGCTGCGGGGCCGGCATGAGCCGATCGCCGGCCGTCGCGGGCGCGGCGGTCGCGCTGGTCCGCGGGATCGCGCCCGAGGCGGGGCTGGCGATCGTCGCCTGGGTCGGGCCCGCGGACGTCTCGCCTGCGCCCTGGCGCGACATCCTGGCCGCCGTCCCGCCGGTCCCGGCCGCCGGCCCTTGAGGGGGGGGCGGCGGCCGAGAAGGTCGGAAGAGCAAGGCTCAGGCCTTGAGGGCGCCGATGGCGGCCTCGGTCCGCTTGAGGATGTCGTCGACCTGGTCCGTGGACTGGAAGCCGATGATGTAGGCGTCGACGGTGCCCAGCCCCAGGACGAAGCGGAGCGAGGCGTCGATCTTGGCGGGCTCGGTGATCCGGCCTTCGCCGAGGATCTTCATGCCGATGACGCCCTTGCCGGCGGTGTGCATCTCCTCGAGGACCGAGGCGACCTCGTCGGGCTTCTTGTCGTCCATGATCAGCCCTTCGGGGTTGATCCGGGCGAGGTCGACCTCGACGAACGGCAGCTTGGCGGAGGTCCGCAGCGGGTCCATGCCGTGGCAGCTCGTGCCGTGGGCGCGGATCAGCTTCTCCTCCTTGGCCTGCATCAGGGCTTCCATCGCGCCGGTGTGCTCGTGGTCCCAGCCGGTCTTCGTCATGCAGTGCAGCAGGAGGATGTCGATGTAGTCGACGCCCAACTCCAGCCGGTAGCGCTGCAGGTGGTCGCGGGCGGTGACGGCGTCGGTGGCGTGGGTCTTGGTCTGGATCTGGTACTTCTCGCGTGGGACGCCCTTGAGGGCCTCGCGCAGGTAGACGTGCGAGCCGTACTGGTCGGCGACGTCGAACAGGGTGACGCCGTGGTCGAGCGCGTGGCGGACGACCTTGGTGAAGCCCTTGA
The DNA window shown above is from Paludisphaera mucosa and carries:
- a CDS encoding protein tyrosine phosphatase produces the protein MRRIPEHPLWLGPVAALRDPRALAEAGVEAVVDLALDEPPSPLGRALVSCRFPLVDGEGNPAWLLRSAVRAVAGLIRDGVPTLVCCGAGMSRSPAVAGAAVALVRGIAPEAGLAIVAWVGPADVSPAPWRDILAAVPPVPAAGP
- a CDS encoding FkbM family methyltransferase, with translation MADAQGISQGTKTLAFAMRRFPLSIRKTWWWWEQLYRKIGGGGFDDDPETDARWPGGLQAPIVTRPYGFKVRLDLRLWPERRTYFSGSYYQTSLEYLYRAVLRPGDQYLDIGANIGMTSLMAASLIGDRGKGFAFEPNPETFDRLRINFDLNPYRNIELVPCAVADVESEAVLSLPAEGNTGIGSLAGSPEEGGRSFKVRTVPGQRYLDQLDRSRPTFVKVDVEGFEVKVLSGIRSALDWPEIGLVLEVNESMLQRAGDSVAAMDELVKAHGFEVYGMDMHQTRFDRTLTIDGPVELADPSTRRWADVLLLKPGTTFRERLAPLIRPAAGRTA
- a CDS encoding aldo/keto reductase; this encodes MTPALNRRDFLATTASAAALAATAGAGTSRAAATFAKNALPAGPQARVTLGKTGIETSLIGMGSGTVGGGQSSNQTKLGVKGFTKVVRHALDHGVTLFDVADQYGSHVYLREALKGVPREKYQIQTKTHATDAVTARDHLQRYRLELGVDYIDILLLHCMTKTGWDHEHTGAMEALMQAKEEKLIRAHGTSCHGMDPLRTSAKLPFVEVDLARINPEGLIMDDKKPDEVASVLEEMHTAGKGVIGMKILGEGRITEPAKIDASLRFVLGLGTVDAYIIGFQSTDQVDDILKRTEAAIGALKA